One genomic region from Proteus vulgaris encodes:
- the macA gene encoding macrolide transporter subunit MacA, protein MAFLSLKKRGKVLTLILIIVAIATYFFLPKEKAPIYQTQQITRGDLSKEVTATGKLDAVRKVDVGAQVSGQLQTLFVKEGDVVKKGDLLAIIDPKKAQNEVTESQETNNELRANLQQAQAELRLAQLTYQRQLKLIGTHAIAQDELDRTKTDVEVKKARIITYQAQIKKNQATLDTARTNLQYTRITAPMDGVVTFIKTLEGQTVIAAQEAPTILTLADLDTMLVKAEVSEADVIYLKPELSASFTVLGAPDKAFSGKLKDILPTPEKINDAIFYYARFEVPNEQHLLRLQMTAQVKILIENKKDVLLVPLSVLGDDAGINEYYVDVLVNGQPEKRTVKIGMRTDVYAEVLSGLKENDEVILGETSGDA, encoded by the coding sequence ATGGCTTTTTTATCTTTAAAAAAGCGAGGGAAAGTTCTCACCCTTATTTTAATTATTGTAGCAATTGCTACGTACTTTTTTTTGCCAAAAGAGAAAGCACCAATATATCAAACTCAGCAGATCACAAGAGGTGATCTGTCAAAAGAAGTCACTGCAACGGGTAAGCTTGATGCTGTGCGTAAAGTTGATGTGGGTGCGCAGGTCAGTGGTCAGTTACAAACTTTGTTTGTGAAAGAGGGCGATGTGGTTAAAAAGGGGGATTTACTCGCCATTATTGATCCTAAGAAAGCGCAAAACGAAGTCACTGAATCGCAGGAAACCAACAATGAGCTTAGAGCAAACCTTCAACAAGCACAGGCGGAATTGCGCTTAGCTCAATTAACTTATCAACGCCAATTAAAGCTTATTGGTACTCATGCGATTGCACAAGATGAACTTGATCGTACTAAAACTGATGTTGAAGTAAAAAAAGCACGCATCATCACTTATCAAGCACAAATTAAAAAGAACCAAGCTACGCTAGATACGGCGAGAACTAACCTGCAATATACGCGGATAACCGCACCTATGGATGGCGTTGTCACTTTTATTAAAACCCTTGAAGGCCAAACGGTAATTGCCGCGCAAGAAGCACCGACTATTTTAACGTTAGCAGATTTAGATACGATGCTGGTAAAAGCAGAAGTATCAGAAGCTGATGTTATTTATTTAAAGCCTGAGCTTAGTGCCTCTTTTACGGTTTTAGGTGCGCCAGATAAAGCGTTCAGCGGTAAGTTGAAAGATATCCTACCTACCCCCGAAAAAATTAATGACGCTATTTTTTACTATGCCCGTTTTGAAGTACCTAATGAACAGCATTTACTACGTTTACAAATGACAGCACAAGTTAAAATTCTTATCGAAAATAAGAAAGATGTGCTTCTCGTTCCGCTTTCTGTATTAGGCGATGATGCAGGAATTAATGAATATTATGTTGATGTATTAGTTAATGGTCAGCCAGAAAAACGCACAGTAAAAATAGGTATGCGTACTGATGTTTATGCAGAAGTGCTCAGCGGATTAAAAGAAAACGATGAGGTTATTCTGGGTGAAACTTCAGGAGACGCATGA
- the infA gene encoding translation initiation factor IF-1, which produces MAKEDNIEMQGTVLDTLPNTMFRVELENGHVVTAHISGKMRKNYIRILTGDKVTVELTPYDLSKGRIIFRSR; this is translated from the coding sequence ATGGCCAAAGAAGACAACATTGAAATGCAAGGCACTGTACTGGATACTCTGCCAAACACGATGTTCCGCGTAGAATTAGAAAACGGACACGTCGTTACCGCTCATATCTCAGGAAAAATGCGTAAAAACTATATTCGTATCCTGACAGGCGACAAGGTTACCGTTGAGCTGACCCCATATGACCTGAGCAAAGGCCGTATCATCTTCCGTAGCCGTTGA
- the clpA gene encoding ATP-dependent Clp protease ATP-binding subunit ClpA has protein sequence MLNHELELSLNVAFAKARDNRHEFMTVEHLLLALLSNKSAREALEACKVDLAVLREELEVFIRKTTPILPENVDRETQPTLSFQRVLQRAVFHVQSSGKNEVSGANVLVAIFSEQESHAAYLLRKHDVSRLDVVNFISHGISKEDQQNEDLSDMNDMNAQSQQEMPQGDDHMDNFTTNLNQLARQGKIDPLIGRQAELERTIQVLCRRRKNNPLLVGESGVGKTAIAEGLAWRIEQDDVPDVMKGYTIYSLDIGSLLAGTKYRGDFEKRFKALLKTLEKDEKSILFIDEIHTIIGAGAASGGQVDAANLIKPLLSGGRIRVIGSTTYQEFSNIFEKDRALARRFQKIDVTEPSPDETVLIIKGLRQKYEAHHDVRYTNKAIQAAVDLSVKYITDRHLPDKAIDVIDEAGAKTRLVAPSKRKKTINVSDIESVVAKIARIPEKTVSSSDKSMLKNLDNQLKMLVFGQDQAIHALSESIKMSRAGLSQDNKPVGSFLFAGPTGVGKTEVTVQLAKALNVKLLRFDMSEYMERHTVSRLIGAPPGYVGFDQGGLLTDAVIKNPYSVVLLDEIEKAHPDVFNILLQVMDNGTLTDNNGRKADFRNVILVMTTNAGVRETQRKSIGFTEQDNSTDAMVEIKKAFSPEFRNRLDSIIWFNALSPEIISMVVDKFIVELQVQLDDKGVSLEVSQEARQWLCDKGYDKAMGARPMARVIQENLKKPLANEILFGSLVNGGSVSVTLDKLAGKLNYEFVSQEKLAKNEDTVI, from the coding sequence ATGCTTAATCACGAATTAGAGCTGAGTCTTAATGTTGCATTCGCGAAAGCCCGTGATAACAGACACGAATTTATGACTGTAGAGCACCTGTTGTTGGCGCTATTAAGTAATAAATCGGCACGCGAAGCATTGGAAGCTTGTAAAGTCGATCTGGCAGTCTTACGCGAAGAACTTGAAGTCTTTATTCGTAAAACAACCCCAATTCTGCCTGAAAATGTAGACAGAGAAACACAGCCAACGCTGAGTTTTCAGCGTGTATTACAGCGCGCTGTTTTTCATGTTCAATCATCAGGCAAAAATGAAGTCTCTGGCGCTAATGTGCTGGTGGCTATTTTTAGTGAACAAGAGTCTCACGCAGCTTACTTATTACGTAAACACGACGTTAGTCGCCTTGATGTCGTTAACTTTATTTCTCATGGCATTTCGAAAGAAGATCAACAAAACGAAGATCTTTCTGATATGAATGATATGAATGCGCAATCTCAACAAGAGATGCCGCAAGGCGACGATCATATGGATAATTTTACCACTAACCTTAATCAGTTAGCGCGCCAAGGTAAAATTGATCCCCTCATTGGGCGTCAAGCTGAATTAGAAAGAACAATCCAAGTGTTATGCCGTCGCCGCAAAAATAACCCATTATTAGTGGGTGAATCTGGTGTCGGTAAAACAGCTATTGCAGAAGGGCTTGCATGGCGTATTGAGCAAGATGATGTGCCTGATGTGATGAAAGGCTATACCATTTACTCACTTGATATTGGTTCGCTCTTAGCGGGAACTAAATACCGTGGCGATTTCGAAAAACGTTTTAAAGCATTACTGAAAACCCTAGAAAAAGATGAAAAAAGCATCTTATTTATTGATGAGATCCACACCATTATTGGTGCGGGAGCTGCATCGGGTGGACAAGTTGATGCGGCAAACTTAATTAAGCCATTGTTATCTGGTGGTCGAATTCGCGTTATAGGCTCTACGACCTATCAAGAATTTAGCAATATCTTTGAAAAGGACAGAGCACTTGCGCGTCGCTTCCAAAAAATTGATGTAACTGAACCATCCCCAGATGAAACAGTCTTGATCATCAAAGGATTGCGCCAAAAATATGAAGCGCACCACGATGTACGTTATACCAATAAAGCCATTCAGGCAGCGGTGGACTTATCAGTTAAGTACATCACAGATAGGCATCTACCTGATAAAGCTATTGATGTTATTGACGAAGCGGGTGCAAAAACACGTTTAGTTGCACCAAGCAAACGTAAAAAAACCATTAATGTCTCAGATATTGAATCTGTTGTGGCTAAAATTGCACGTATTCCTGAAAAAACAGTTTCTAGCAGCGATAAATCAATGCTGAAAAACCTCGATAACCAATTAAAAATGTTGGTATTCGGTCAGGATCAAGCGATCCACGCCTTGTCTGAATCGATAAAGATGAGTCGTGCAGGATTAAGCCAAGATAATAAACCGGTGGGTTCATTCTTATTTGCGGGTCCTACTGGGGTAGGTAAAACAGAAGTCACTGTACAGCTAGCGAAAGCGTTGAATGTGAAGTTGCTACGCTTTGATATGTCTGAATATATGGAAAGACATACGGTCAGCCGTCTAATTGGTGCTCCTCCGGGTTATGTTGGTTTTGATCAAGGTGGATTATTAACAGACGCTGTCATTAAAAATCCATATTCCGTTGTGTTACTTGATGAAATTGAGAAAGCACATCCAGATGTGTTCAATATTCTGTTACAGGTAATGGATAACGGTACATTAACGGATAACAACGGTCGTAAAGCCGATTTCCGTAATGTTATTTTAGTGATGACAACCAATGCAGGTGTGCGTGAAACGCAACGTAAATCAATTGGGTTTACAGAGCAAGATAACAGCACTGATGCGATGGTTGAAATCAAAAAAGCCTTCTCACCTGAATTCCGTAACCGTTTAGATAGCATTATTTGGTTTAATGCATTATCGCCAGAAATTATCTCTATGGTCGTGGATAAATTTATTGTCGAACTACAAGTGCAGTTAGATGATAAAGGGGTATCGCTTGAAGTTAGCCAAGAAGCACGCCAATGGTTGTGTGATAAAGGCTATGACAAAGCGATGGGTGCAAGACCAATGGCGCGTGTCATTCAAGAAAACTTGAAAAAACCATTAGCTAACGAGATTTTATTTGGTTCTCTTGTTAATGGTGGCTCGGTTTCTGTGACACTAGATAAACTGGCAGGCAAATTGAATTATGAGTTTGTGAGCCAAGAAAAATTGGCGAAGAATGAAGATACCGTTATCTAA
- the aat gene encoding leucyl/phenylalanyl-tRNA--protein transferase encodes MPLFQLDDCDLDFPEPHLALKEPNGLLAIGGEISLSRLRVAYQSGIFPWYFPNEEPLWWSPDPRAVLPAGDLHIGRSLRKFIRHQPYKITLNHAFASVIEACSVREEGTWIGPDIKAGYEALHQQGEAHSVEVWEGDELVGGLYGVNIGAVFCGESMFSRRDNASKCAFIAFYNHFLRYGGQLFDCQVLNSHTASLGASEISREHYLVALSRWKKVIIDKKCWYQQSLEL; translated from the coding sequence ATGCCGTTGTTTCAATTAGATGATTGTGATTTGGATTTTCCTGAGCCTCATTTAGCTTTAAAAGAGCCCAACGGCTTATTAGCGATAGGGGGAGAAATCTCCCTTTCGCGATTACGTGTTGCGTATCAATCGGGTATTTTTCCTTGGTACTTCCCTAATGAAGAACCACTATGGTGGTCACCCGATCCAAGAGCCGTTTTACCCGCTGGTGATTTGCATATTGGGCGTAGTTTACGTAAATTTATTCGCCACCAGCCTTATAAAATCACACTCAATCATGCCTTTGCTTCAGTAATTGAGGCGTGTTCTGTACGTGAAGAAGGAACATGGATAGGTCCTGATATAAAAGCAGGTTATGAAGCTCTCCATCAACAAGGTGAAGCTCATTCTGTTGAGGTTTGGGAAGGCGATGAACTCGTAGGTGGTTTATACGGAGTCAATATCGGTGCAGTTTTTTGTGGTGAATCGATGTTTAGTCGCAGAGATAACGCTTCTAAATGTGCCTTTATTGCTTTTTATAACCATTTTCTTCGTTATGGGGGTCAACTATTTGATTGTCAGGTGCTAAACTCTCATACTGCCTCGTTAGGTGCCTCTGAGATCTCACGTGAACATTATTTAGTTGCGTTATCTCGTTGGAAAAAAGTGATTATTGATAAAAAGTGTTGGTATCAGCAATCGTTGGAATTATAA
- the cspD gene encoding cold shock domain-containing protein CspD — protein sequence METGTVKWFNNAKGFGFITPAKGGDDIFAHYSTIRMEGYRTLKAGQKVNYSTIKGPKGDHADLIIPIIE from the coding sequence ATGGAGACAGGTACAGTAAAGTGGTTCAACAATGCTAAGGGTTTTGGTTTCATTACCCCTGCAAAAGGTGGCGATGATATTTTTGCCCACTATTCAACAATCAGAATGGAAGGTTACCGCACACTTAAAGCGGGGCAGAAAGTTAATTATAGCACGATAAAAGGGCCTAAAGGTGATCATGCTGACCTTATCATTCCTATCATTGAATAG
- the cydD gene encoding heme ABC transporter permease/ATP-binding protein CydD translates to MDKTKQSELVRWLKQQSAPARRWLRLSMILGVVSGLLIIAQAWLLAVLLQAFIMDSLSRDTHIPTFLTLIGIFILRAVVMAIRERVGYRCGMAVRQQIRKIVLDRLEELGPVWVKGKPAGSWATIILEQIEDMQDYYARYIPQMYLSTIVPILILITIFPVNWAAGLILFFTAPLIPLFMALVGLGAADANRRNFLALGRLSGNFLDRLRGLDTLRLFNRGNAEVKQITEATEDFRKRTMEVLRMAFLSSGVLEFFTAVSIAVVAVYFGFSYLGELNFGSYGLGVTLFSGFLALILAPEFFQPLRDLGTYYHAKAQAIGAAESLVEFLEAEGEKPQFTGNERINTADSIEITAHELEILSHQGVKLAGPLNFTINPNQRIAIVGQSGAGKSSLLNALLGFLPYRGSLKVNGIELTQLSPEAWRQCLSWVGQNPNLPEQTLLDNIRLSNPNASDEQINLAIEKAYVSDFINELPDGLNTIIGDSAARLSVGQAQRVAVARALLSPCQFLLLDEPAASLDSHSEQRVMHALNNASLNQTTLLITHLLEETLGYDQIWVMEKGQIIETGTYASLSQQNGTFARLLAHRKEEL, encoded by the coding sequence ATGGATAAAACTAAACAAAGTGAATTGGTTCGATGGCTGAAACAGCAAAGTGCTCCAGCCCGTAGATGGCTACGGCTATCAATGATCCTAGGTGTTGTAAGCGGTTTATTAATTATTGCGCAAGCATGGTTATTAGCTGTTTTACTTCAAGCATTTATCATGGACAGTCTAAGTCGTGATACGCATATACCTACCTTTCTCACCCTTATTGGTATTTTTATCTTACGCGCTGTGGTGATGGCAATACGAGAGCGTGTAGGTTATCGCTGTGGTATGGCGGTCAGGCAACAAATTCGTAAAATTGTTCTTGATAGACTTGAAGAGCTAGGCCCTGTTTGGGTTAAAGGCAAACCCGCAGGAAGTTGGGCAACAATTATTCTAGAACAAATAGAAGATATGCAAGATTACTATGCGCGTTATATTCCGCAAATGTATCTTTCCACTATTGTGCCTATTCTTATCCTTATCACCATCTTCCCTGTTAACTGGGCTGCTGGCTTGATCCTATTCTTCACGGCTCCACTGATCCCGCTATTTATGGCATTAGTTGGATTAGGTGCAGCAGATGCTAACCGTAGAAACTTCCTCGCATTAGGTCGTTTAAGTGGTAACTTCCTCGATAGATTAAGAGGATTAGATACATTACGGTTATTTAACCGTGGTAATGCAGAAGTTAAACAGATTACTGAAGCAACAGAAGATTTCCGTAAACGAACAATGGAAGTGCTAAGAATGGCCTTCCTTTCATCAGGTGTATTGGAATTCTTTACCGCTGTTTCCATCGCAGTTGTGGCGGTTTACTTTGGTTTTTCTTACTTAGGCGAACTTAATTTTGGTAGTTATGGTTTAGGCGTCACTCTTTTCTCAGGCTTTTTAGCGTTGATCTTAGCCCCTGAATTTTTCCAACCGTTGCGTGATTTAGGAACTTACTATCATGCAAAAGCACAAGCGATTGGTGCGGCTGAGTCTCTGGTTGAATTTTTAGAAGCTGAAGGTGAAAAACCGCAATTCACAGGCAATGAGCGTATCAACACAGCAGACAGTATTGAGATAACAGCTCATGAGCTAGAAATTCTATCTCATCAAGGTGTCAAACTAGCAGGACCATTAAACTTTACCATTAACCCCAATCAGCGTATTGCGATTGTGGGTCAAAGTGGTGCAGGCAAAAGCTCGTTATTAAATGCGTTACTCGGTTTTTTACCTTATCGTGGCTCATTAAAAGTTAATGGTATTGAATTAACACAGCTCTCGCCTGAAGCTTGGCGTCAATGTTTAAGCTGGGTTGGCCAAAATCCTAATTTACCAGAACAAACCTTGCTGGATAATATTCGCTTAAGCAATCCTAATGCCAGCGATGAACAAATCAATCTTGCCATTGAAAAAGCCTATGTCAGCGATTTTATTAATGAATTACCTGACGGCTTAAATACAATTATTGGCGATAGTGCCGCACGCCTTTCTGTTGGTCAGGCTCAACGTGTTGCTGTTGCTCGAGCTTTATTATCACCTTGTCAATTTTTGTTATTAGATGAACCCGCAGCAAGCCTTGATTCTCATAGCGAACAACGTGTGATGCATGCGCTTAATAACGCCTCATTAAATCAAACGACCTTGCTTATTACTCATCTACTTGAAGAGACTTTAGGTTATGACCAAATTTGGGTGATGGAAAAAGGTCAAATTATTGAAACAGGCACTTATGCATCGTTAAGCCAACAGAATGGCACTTTTGCTCGCCTTCTTGCTCATCGTAAAGAGGAACTTTAA
- the macB gene encoding macrolide ABC transporter ATP-binding protein/permease MacB — MPALLELNEVSRLYTNGEEETVVLNKVSLTINAGEMVAIIGASGSGKSTLMNILGCLDKPSSGEYKVAGQSVAKMESDQLAALRREHFGFIFQRYHLMSHLTAEQNVEIPAIYADKNATQRKERARELLARLGLGDRVDYRPNQLSGGQQQRVSIARALMNGGEVILADEPTGALDSHSGKEVMSILKQLNEQGHTVIIVTHDPLIAAQAERIIEIKDGKIINDNCHQTTANKVKKETTTVLASSYLGQIFGRFTQALDMAWRAMVVNKVRTLLTMLGIIIGIASVVTIIVIGDAAKSMVLADIKAIGSNTIDIYPGKDFGSDSPEDRQALTLQDVFALKQQSYVQAVTPQVQFSTRLRRGNQDSPASVAGVSDDYFTVYAMKFSQGRSFTSDMIQRQAQVVVIDENTRQRFFPTKKEVIGEQIIIRNIPSTIVGVIAEKKSAFGNGQSLKVWVPYSTLNSRILNRSYLDSITVRAAEGYDASVAEQQIIRLLTIRHGKKDIFTYNLDSFIKAAESTTQTMQLFLTLVAVISLVVGGIGVMNIMLVSVTERTREIGIRMAVGARASDVMQQFLIESVLVCLVGGLLGIGLSFGIAMVASIMLPDWHFVFQPIALVSAFICSTAIGVIFGFLPARSAAKMNPIDALARE, encoded by the coding sequence ATGCCTGCATTATTAGAGCTCAATGAGGTTAGCCGTTTATATACCAATGGTGAAGAAGAAACTGTTGTTCTCAATAAAGTCTCATTAACAATTAATGCTGGCGAAATGGTGGCGATTATAGGGGCTTCAGGCTCCGGTAAATCGACTTTAATGAATATTTTAGGCTGCTTAGATAAACCAAGTAGTGGTGAATATAAAGTTGCCGGTCAAAGTGTTGCGAAAATGGAAAGCGACCAACTTGCTGCATTACGCCGTGAGCATTTTGGTTTTATCTTCCAGCGCTACCATTTAATGTCGCATTTAACTGCAGAGCAGAATGTTGAAATTCCTGCGATTTATGCAGATAAAAATGCTACCCAAAGAAAAGAGAGGGCACGCGAATTATTAGCACGCTTAGGATTAGGTGATCGTGTTGATTATCGTCCTAATCAGCTCTCTGGTGGTCAGCAACAGCGTGTAAGTATTGCTAGAGCATTAATGAATGGCGGTGAAGTCATTCTTGCTGATGAGCCAACAGGTGCATTGGATAGCCATTCTGGCAAAGAAGTTATGTCTATTCTTAAGCAACTCAATGAGCAAGGGCATACGGTGATTATCGTAACCCATGATCCTTTAATTGCGGCACAGGCTGAACGAATTATAGAGATAAAAGACGGTAAAATTATTAATGATAATTGCCATCAAACAACGGCAAATAAAGTTAAAAAAGAGACAACAACCGTTTTAGCGTCTTCTTATTTGGGGCAAATATTTGGGCGTTTTACACAAGCATTAGATATGGCTTGGCGTGCAATGGTGGTGAACAAAGTACGCACTTTGCTAACGATGCTTGGCATTATTATTGGTATTGCCTCTGTCGTTACGATTATTGTGATTGGTGATGCAGCTAAAAGTATGGTGTTGGCGGATATAAAAGCGATTGGCTCTAATACTATTGATATCTATCCCGGGAAAGATTTTGGGAGCGATTCACCAGAAGATAGACAAGCGTTGACGCTGCAGGATGTCTTCGCTTTAAAGCAGCAGTCATATGTACAAGCTGTTACACCACAAGTTCAATTTAGTACTCGATTACGTCGTGGAAACCAAGATTCACCAGCATCTGTTGCGGGAGTTAGTGACGATTATTTCACAGTGTATGCCATGAAGTTTTCGCAAGGTCGCTCGTTTACATCTGATATGATCCAACGCCAAGCTCAAGTTGTTGTTATTGATGAAAATACGCGTCAGCGGTTCTTTCCTACTAAAAAAGAGGTTATTGGTGAACAAATCATTATTCGCAATATTCCCTCTACGATTGTTGGCGTCATTGCTGAGAAAAAATCGGCTTTTGGTAATGGGCAATCCCTCAAAGTATGGGTGCCTTACAGTACACTAAATAGCCGCATTTTAAATCGAAGCTATCTTGATAGTATTACAGTAAGAGCTGCTGAAGGTTATGACGCCAGTGTTGCAGAACAACAAATTATCCGTTTATTAACGATTAGGCATGGTAAAAAAGATATTTTTACTTATAACCTTGATAGCTTTATTAAGGCAGCCGAAAGTACCACTCAAACCATGCAACTGTTTCTCACTTTAGTGGCCGTTATTTCATTAGTAGTAGGTGGGATTGGTGTAATGAATATTATGCTGGTTTCAGTAACAGAAAGAACGAGAGAAATTGGTATTAGAATGGCGGTAGGTGCCAGAGCGAGTGATGTGATGCAGCAATTCCTTATAGAATCTGTCTTGGTTTGTTTAGTCGGCGGATTACTGGGAATTGGTCTTTCATTTGGTATCGCTATGGTGGCAAGTATTATGTTGCCTGATTGGCATTTTGTATTCCAGCCTATCGCATTAGTGAGTGCTTTTATTTGTTCGACTGCCATTGGGGTTATTTTTGGATTCTTACCTGCAAGAAGTGCAGCAAAAATGAACCCAATAGATGCTCTAGCGAGAGAATAA
- the clpS gene encoding ATP-dependent Clp protease adapter ClpS, producing the protein MGQFDFLTETTLREDVHQKNEPPAMYKVILNNDDYTPMDFVVEVLTMYFFLSEEKATQIMLDVHHKGKGVCGVYSADIAETKVAQVNLYARENEYPLLCTLEQA; encoded by the coding sequence ATGGGTCAGTTTGATTTTTTAACAGAAACCACGTTAAGGGAAGATGTTCATCAGAAAAATGAGCCACCAGCAATGTATAAGGTGATCTTGAATAATGATGATTACACCCCCATGGATTTTGTTGTAGAAGTGCTTACGATGTATTTTTTCCTTAGCGAGGAAAAAGCAACGCAAATTATGTTGGACGTTCATCATAAAGGAAAAGGAGTTTGTGGGGTTTATAGTGCGGATATTGCCGAAACCAAAGTGGCTCAAGTTAATCTGTATGCGAGAGAAAACGAATACCCACTTTTGTGTACACTTGAACAGGCATGA
- the cydC gene encoding heme ABC transporter ATP-binding protein/permease CydC, producing MRVLLPFLALYRRHWFMLLLGIILAILTLLASIGLLTLSGWFLAGTSLAGFAGIYSFNYMLPAAGVRGAAIFRTAGRYFERLVSHDATFRVLSHLRVFTFKKILPLSPGGIARFRQGELLNRLVADVETLDHLYIRVISPIIAAFVVIMAIIFGLGLIDARLANTLGGIMLTLLIVLPFVFYYAGKPIGRDLTDLRGQYRTVLTSMLQGQAELTVFGALPRFRQNLAQLEAKWLHRQAQQANLTGLSQSLMILASGLTATLILWLAAGGIDNSFMPEALIALFTFCALAAFEALAPVTVAFQHLGQVMTSATRITHLIEQKPDVTFPEKGGETNNSATLTMHNICFTYPTQPMQVINHVDLTIEAGQHIALLGKTGCGKSTLLQLINRAFDPTHGTIRLNNLPIADYDEATLRSMMSVVPQRVHVFSHTLRENLLMAKEQATDEELKHVLQQVGLGQLLENDEGLNAWMGDGGRQLSGGEQRRLGLARALLHNAPLVLLDEPTEGLDADTEQQILALLHQHCQGKAVLMITHRLHGLDKMDKICVMDGGKIVETGTHASLLQQQGHYAKFHQRQALLTPTHEA from the coding sequence ATGAGAGTATTGCTTCCTTTTCTTGCGCTCTATCGCCGTCACTGGTTTATGTTATTGCTGGGGATTATTCTTGCTATTCTGACTTTACTGGCGAGTATTGGTCTTTTAACACTATCAGGCTGGTTTTTAGCGGGTACATCTCTTGCTGGTTTTGCCGGTATTTATAGCTTTAACTATATGCTACCTGCGGCTGGTGTTCGAGGTGCGGCAATTTTTCGTACTGCGGGTCGTTATTTTGAAAGGCTTGTCAGCCATGACGCTACGTTTCGCGTGTTGTCGCACTTACGTGTATTCACCTTTAAAAAGATCCTCCCTCTTTCACCGGGCGGAATTGCACGTTTTCGTCAAGGTGAGTTGCTTAATCGCTTAGTTGCTGATGTTGAAACGCTAGATCATCTCTATATTCGCGTTATCTCTCCTATCATTGCCGCTTTTGTTGTCATTATGGCAATTATATTTGGCCTTGGTTTAATTGATGCGCGTTTAGCCAATACGCTAGGTGGCATTATGCTTACCTTGCTGATTGTTTTACCTTTCGTATTCTATTATGCGGGTAAACCTATTGGTCGTGATCTTACTGATTTACGAGGTCAATATCGCACCGTGTTAACTAGCATGTTACAAGGACAAGCTGAGCTAACTGTTTTTGGCGCATTACCTCGCTTTAGACAAAATTTAGCGCAACTTGAAGCTAAATGGCTACACAGACAAGCACAACAGGCAAATTTAACTGGTTTATCGCAATCATTGATGATCCTTGCATCAGGGCTAACAGCAACATTAATTTTGTGGTTAGCCGCTGGCGGTATCGACAATAGCTTTATGCCTGAAGCGTTAATTGCCTTATTTACATTTTGTGCATTGGCAGCCTTTGAGGCTTTAGCCCCTGTTACTGTCGCTTTCCAGCATTTAGGACAAGTAATGACATCAGCAACACGTATTACTCATTTAATTGAGCAAAAACCTGATGTCACTTTTCCTGAAAAAGGGGGCGAAACAAACAATAGTGCCACGCTTACAATGCACAATATTTGCTTTACTTATCCAACCCAACCAATGCAAGTCATCAATCACGTAGATTTAACGATTGAAGCAGGACAACACATTGCCTTACTAGGAAAAACGGGTTGTGGTAAATCGACATTATTGCAGTTGATTAATCGCGCTTTTGATCCGACTCACGGCACTATCCGCTTAAATAATTTACCTATTGCTGATTATGATGAAGCAACATTACGTTCAATGATGTCCGTTGTTCCTCAACGTGTTCATGTCTTTAGCCACACATTAAGAGAAAATCTATTGATGGCAAAAGAACAGGCAACAGATGAAGAATTAAAACATGTTCTTCAGCAGGTTGGTCTTGGGCAACTACTTGAAAATGATGAAGGCTTAAATGCATGGATGGGCGATGGTGGTAGACAGCTCTCTGGTGGCGAGCAGCGACGTTTAGGACTTGCAAGAGCCCTACTCCACAATGCACCTCTTGTATTGCTTGATGAGCCAACAGAAGGCCTTGACGCCGATACAGAACAGCAGATCCTTGCACTCTTGCATCAGCATTGCCAAGGTAAAGCTGTATTAATGATAACTCACAGACTTCACGGTTTAGATAAAATGGATAAAATCTGCGTTATGGATGGCGGAAAAATCGTTGAAACAGGCACTCATGCTTCGTTGTTACAACAACAGGGGCATTATGCTAAATTTCATCAAAGACAGGCTCTATTAACACCAACTCACGAGGCATAA